One Fusarium poae strain DAOMC 252244 chromosome 4, whole genome shotgun sequence DNA window includes the following coding sequences:
- a CDS encoding hypothetical protein (TransMembrane:3 (n5-12c17/18o27-51i63-86o106-136i)~BUSCO:61111at5125), translated as MSDHALPTSTVVAAAHAEQASPTISPFILAFDIIVAVFTWIFSFDWPALFLRIFTIIGFPFRLILFPLSLVASVLLTVFAPAIYLFSYAVAGARSIWAFLAGLEPLYTFFGAAAGVGIMAGVAIALFSSIITSYLGMQNDDLGPKRSASKESLLETSSRRDSLSSDTDLGWQWLDSSSSRRRPTSGLLSQTIHEEDDDSEY; from the exons ATGTCCGATCACGCACTCCCGACCTCCACAGTCGTGGCAGCGGCACATGCTGAACAAGCTTCACCGACAATCTCCCCCTTCATTCTCGCTTTTGATATTATTGTCGCTGTCTTCACCTGGATCTTCTCATTCGACTGGCCCGCCCTCTTCCTACGCATCTTTACTATCATTGGCTTCCCCTTCCGTCTTATTCTGTTTCCATTATCTTTAGTTGCCAGTGTCCTTCTTACTGTCTTTGCTCCTGCTATATACTTGTTTTCTTATGCGGTAGCTGGAGCGCGTTCTATTTGGGCTTTTTTGGCTGGCTTAGAG CCATTGTACACATTT TTTGGTGcagctgctggtgttggcATCATGGCCGGTGTCGCCATAGCTCTCTTCTCATCCATCATCACATCCTACCTAGGAATGCAGAATGACGACCTCGGCCCAAAGCGATCAGCTTCTAAGGAAAGCCTGCTCGAAACAAGCAGTCGGAGAGACTCGCTGTCCTCAGACACGGATCTTGGGTGGCAATGGCTGGACTCATCTAGCTCGAGACGCCGGCCAACTAGTGGTTTACTTTCACAAACAATTCAcgaggaggatgatgattCAGAGTATTGA
- the EPL1 gene encoding Enhancer of polycomb-like protein 1 (BUSCO:21398at5125), which translates to MSSRKVRVKKLNVKTTLPVLREDQIDPNEYEALTTDNQIATGVEQAEENEYHLQTILKEAGTSNDQEIPVPPPQESDINYDDLYPVPFHKPSTYIRFSQTVEECITCLYDMTTEDDEFLKQYNSKPPATGALSEDDFEHIMEVFEDTAAEQTPFAAVDNTVAAYDMMLPGLTHLNKSVSTDVLQHAKPVYEYWKSRRQEAGNKPLHPSLKFETHQETDDTDPFVCFRRREARQTRKTRARDNKIAETLKKLRRELEDGRQLVLLAYEREMVKREVMSMDRAIFEERARLKDMKLRLGIKGEDEDLVNQKPQKRKPVEPPVVRQPTGAHLRQPVRSDGRTLDADLVLLSDKLAEKETELRLDIEMKVQNHRKWNQNHIDLTREPLSPVKEQGTEVKFRQAKTQYLMTPPASTSSEMEVDEIAPDAMQLDKHEPPVFQFTAGSGEQSKGSQPAFRRRIGRLNRLWIDRRGMVTPPRELGEDRSDRWKYDSDSDDDEPPVYEVDPFDTRALKFRATIPLNPYMFRGRPAVPPESVAAAQAQAGNRVLPSPAVAAAHAHAQAHAQAAAQAHLAAQAQAKAQAAQAVS; encoded by the exons ATCAAATCGCGACAGGTGTCGAGCAGGCAGAGGAAAAC GAATACCATCTTCAGACTATTCTCAAGGAGGCGGGAACCAGCAATGATCAAGAAATTCCTGTCCCTCCTCCCCAGGAGAGCGACATCAACTATGATGATCTCTATCCTGTCCCTTTCCACAAGCCCTCCACTTACATTCGCTTCTCACAAACAGTCGAGGAGTGCATAACATGCCTCTATGATATGACCACAGAGGATGATGAGTTCCTCAAGCAGTACAATAGTAAACCGCCCGCTACGGGAGCTCTCTCCGAAGATGACTTCGAACATATCATGGAGGTGTTCGAAGATACTGCCGCAGAACAAACCCCATTCGCAGCAGTCGATAATACCGTTGCCGCTTATGATATGATGTTGCCAGGCCTTACTCACCTCAACAAATCGGTTTCGACGGATGTACTCCAGCACGCCAAACCCGTATACGAGTACTGGAAGTCAAGGCGGCAGGAAGCTGGGAATAAGCCATTGCACCCCAGCCTTAAGTTTGAGACGCACCAGGAGACTGACGACACAGACCCCTTTGTCTGCTTCAGACGACGTGAGGCTCGCCAAACCCGAAAAACCAGAGCTCGTGACAACAAGATTGCAGAGACCCTCAAGAAGTTGCGCCGCGAACTTGAGGATGGCCGGCAATTGGTTCTTCTGGCGTATGAACGTGAAATGGTGAAACGAGAAGTCATGTCTATGGACCGTGCTATCTTTGAGGAAAGGGCAAGACTCAAAGACATGAAGCTTCGACTGGGGATCAAAGGCGAGGACGAGGATCTCGTCAACCAAAAG CCTCAAAAACGCAAGCCCGTGGAACCCCCCGTTGTGCGACAACCGACTGGTGCTCATTTGCGGCAACCTGTACGGTCTGATGGTAGAACTCTCGATGCTGACCTTGTTCTGCTATCGGACAAGTTAGCAGAGAAGGAGACTGAACTGCGACTTGATATAGAAATGAAGGTTCAGAATCACCGAAAGTGGAACCAGAACCACATTGACCTCACTCGAGAGCCACTGTCACCGGTCAAGGAACAGGGTACAGAAGTCAAGTTCCGACAAGCCAAGACGCAGTACTTGATGACGCCTCCGGCGTCTACATCTTCGGAGATGGAAGTAGACGAGATTGCACCTGACGCCATGCAGCTGGATAAACATGAACCACCGGTGTTCCAGTTCACCGCTGGGTCAGGCGAACAGTCAAAGGGTAGTCAGCCTGCCTTCCGTCGCCGTATCGGTCGCTTGAATCGATTATGGATTGACCGAAGAGGAATGGTGACGCCACCACGGGAACTTGGTGAAGATAGATCGGATCGGTGGAAGTAtgactctgactctgacgatgatgaaccGCCTGTGTACGAGGTGGATCCATTCGACACCCGAGCACTCAAATTCAGAGCGACAATTCCGCTGAATCCTTATATGTTTAGAGGACGTCCAGCAGTTCCCCCAGAATCTGTGGCAGCAGCGCAAGCACAGGCTGGTAATCGAGTGCTGCCATCGCCAGCAGTGGCGGCAGCGCATGCCCATGCCCAAGCGCACGCCCAAGCAGCAGCACAAGCGCATCTGGCGGCACAAGCCCAAGCCAAGGCGCAAGCGGCCCAAGCCGTGTCGTAA
- a CDS encoding hypothetical protein (BUSCO:37433at5125), with protein MGNNTSSSSKPTTPTTSAPGSAHGHLHGHESPRHHLRKDARNIITGHTHRSAAPPEPSMAQAQGSTVINRPKSLPPTAVSSLSGSPHSNFTAVHKTASSSDAKAIAEKQGAATPESKSHPRDEPTKPLDVPMESSSLRSHQSAHVHDSALIPNSSITDMYLTRPPRLPLPIDEEVHTPGSPILAPENDQEADVEPIDSLDGITRKSSALSATTVDEEDGEELRVDKTRPVVQTKLEWISGGDKIYVTGTIFQWNRKQRLHPIEGRPGCFSTTVYVLPGTHHVRFLVDGIMQTSPDLPTTVDFGNNLVNYIEVSPDDAHKVPAPPAAPHAEGQAAVATQAIEQAQGAVPGGSKPPPQPKGKPVPPPEAYRSQIPKYLVDFDQAEDSQAYQYAVNAIERLPNPPALPGFLSKPILNAATLMKDDNSVLNMPNHTILNHLATSSIKNNILAVSATTRYRDKYVTTIVYKPTASDES; from the exons ATGGGTAACAACACGTCTTCGTCCTCCAAACCGACCACGCCGACTACTTCAGCTCCGGGTTCGGCCCACGGTCATCTTCATGGCCACGAATCTCCCCGCCATCATCTGCGCAAGGATGCCCGCAATATCATAACTGGACACACGCATCGCTCTGCCGCGCCGCCGGAGCCTTCTATGGCACAGGCCCAGGGCTCAACGGTGATCAATCGGCCAAAGAGTTTGCCTCCTACGGCGGTGTCTTCTCTTAGCGGCTCTCCACATAGCAACTTCACCGCGGTGCATAAGACTGCTTCTTCCTCTGATGCCAAGGCTATCGCCGAGAAACAGGGTGCCGCAACGCCCGAATCCAAATCGCACCCCCGCGACGAACCGACTAAGCCTCTCGATGTCCCTATGGAATCCTCTTCTCTACGATCACATCAATCCGCCCACGTCCACGACTCTGCGTTGATCCCAAACAGCAGTATTACAGATATGTACCTGACTCGACCTCctcgtcttcctcttcctatCGATGAGGAGGTACACACACCAGGATCTCCAATTCTAGCACCAGAGAATGATCAGGAGGCTGATGTCGAGCCCATCGACTCCTTGGACGGAATTACCCGCAAGAGTTCTGCCCTCAGCGCCACGACAGTAGATGAAGAGGACGGTGAGGAGTTGCGGGTTGACAAGACTAGACCTGTTGTCCAGACCAAGCTGGAATGGATCAGTGGGGGCGACAAGATTTACGTGACTGGTACCATTTTTCAATGGAATCGTAAGCAACGGTTGCATCCCAT CGAGGGTCGCCCCGGCTGTTTCTCAACGACAGTTTATGTTCTGCCAGGCACTCACCATGTCCGCTTTTTGGTGGATGGTATTATGCAGACATCTCCCGATCTACCCACCACTGTAGACTTTGGCAACAATCTCGTCAACTACATCGAAGTCAGCCCCGATGATGCCCACAAGGTTCCTGCACCCCCGGCCGCTCCGCACGCCGAAGGTCAAGCTGCTGTTGCTACTCAGGCGATCGAGCAGGCTCAGGGGGCAGTCCCTGGCGGTTCGAAGCCACCGCCCCAACCGAAGGGCAAACCCGTGCCCCCTCCAGAAGCATATCGTAGTCAAATTCCGAAATACCTTGTCGACTTTGACCAAGCTGAGGATTCGCAAGCGTACCAGTATGCAGTCAACGCAATCGAGAGACTGCCAAATCCCCCTGCTTTGCCAGGCTTCCTCAGCAAGCCGATACTAAATGCAGCGACTCTCATGAAGGATGACAACAGTGTTCTCAATATGCCAAATCACACGATATTGAACCATCTTGCCACTAGTAGCATCAAGAACAATATTCTTGCTGTTTCTGCTACTACTCGGTATAGGGATAAG TATGTGACCACAATCGTCTACAAACCCACTGCTTCCGACGAAAGTTAA
- the KAE1 gene encoding putative tRNA threonylcarbamoyladenosine biosynthesis protein kae1 (BUSCO:34010at5125), translated as MAFANKSSYIALGCEGSANKLGIGVILHTPTETKILSNLRDTFVSPPGTGFLPKDTAAHHRAHFVRLAREALAEAKITPADVDCICYTKGPGMGAPLNSVAVAARALSLLWDRPLVGVNHCVGHIEMGRYITGAENPVVLYVSGGNSQVIAYAEQRYRIFGETLDIAVGNCLDRFARTLEISNDPAPGYNIEQLAKKGSKLLDIPYAVKGMDCSFSGILASADALAAQMKAGADFTPEDLCFSLQETVFAMLVEITERAMAHVGSSQVLIVGGVGCNERLQEMMGHMARERGGSVYATDERFCIDNGIMIAHAGLLAYETGFRTSLEESTCTQRFRTDEVFIKWRD; from the coding sequence ATGGCATTCGCAAACAAATCCTCCTATATCGCCCTCGGCTGCGAAGGCTCTGCCAATAAGCTCGGCATAGGCGTCATCCTCCACACACCAACCGAAACCAAGATCCTCTCTAACCTCCGCGACACATTCGTCTCCCCTCCAGGCACAGGGTTCCTCCCCAAAGATACAGCTGCGCACCATCGCGCACACTTCGTCCGTCTCGCCCGCGAAGCCCTCGCCGAAGCGAAAATCACACCTGCAGATGTCGACTGCATCTGCTACACAAAGGGACCCGGCATGGGTGCCCCGTTGAATTCGGTCGCTGTGGCAGCCAGGGCGTTGAGTCTACTCTGGGATAGACCACTTGTGGGCGTGAATCACTGCGTGGGACACATTGAGATGGGAAGATATATAACCGGCGCAGAGAACCCAGTTGTGTTGTACGTCTCGGGTGGCAACTCGCAGGTTATTGCGTATGCGGAGCAGCGATATAGGATATTTGGCGAGACGCTGGATATAGCGGTTGGAAATTGTCTCGATCGATTTGCTCGTACGCTCGAGATCAGCAACGACCCTGCGCCAGGTTACAATATTGAACAGCTTGCCAAAAAGGGAAGTAAACTATTGGATATTCCTTACGCGGTCAAGGGCATGGACTGTTCGTTCTCCGGCATTCTGGCGTCTGCCGATGCCCTCGCTGCCCAGATGAAAGCTGGCGCAGACTTCACACCTGAAGACCTTTGTTTTTCACTACAAGAAACAGTATTTGCCATGTTGGTGGAGATCACAGAGCGAGCTATGGCGCACGTTGGGTCTTCGCAAGTTCTTATTGTGGGAGGTGTTGGTTGCAACGAGAGATTGCAGGAGATGATGGGACACATGGCGCGAGAGCGAGGAGGATCCGTGTATGCGACTGACGAGAGATTCTGTATCGATAACGGTATAATGATTGCCCATGCTGGATTGTTGGCATATGAGACGGGATTCAGGACGTCATTGGAAGAGAGCACTTGTACACAGAGATTTAGGACCGACGAGGTTTTCATCAAGTGGAGAGATTGA